The following nucleotide sequence is from Malania oleifera isolate guangnan ecotype guangnan chromosome 4, ASM2987363v1, whole genome shotgun sequence.
ATGGAGCCCAGtgatgattgtgctaaattacactaggttaatttcttgaaaagtggggggtcacaatagCCCGCTTAAATCCCATTTCCTAGACATAATTTCCTTAAACATGTAATTAGTTCAATATTACTCGTGGGACCTCCAATTTGGCAACTTTGCTCTGATATGGAAATTTTGCTTTAATCTGATGACTTTGCTCTgatctggctctgataccacttgttaggactggaagagcccatgggtgggcttgatacacatggtgaacaccaacttgacccaaaagtttaagctttTTGAGTCTTGGGAGCCTAACTAATGATATAGCCCCATCATCCACTCATTTTACCAATGTTGAGACATCTcaataagtggaattctcaacattcTTCGCATTTCTCTCACTTTTCTTCTCTCTACACTTTCTCAACTTAActttctctctatctctatctctctttctctttaatCTCTACACTCTTTCATCTCAGTTCTCTctctatcttctctctctctctctctctctctctctctctctctctctctctctctctctctctctctttttctttccaCTCTCACAACTCAACTCTGTGCTTTCTCACATCTCTACACTCTTTGCTCTCTCATAGATGCTTACTCTCTCCCTTTCCTTTTCTCTCacacagctctctctctctctctctctctctccctctctctctctctctctctctctctctctctctctctctctctctctctctcatttttccaatctctctttttttaattttttttttcttttaactccCTAACTTTCTTTCTTTGGAAAGTcttaaagaaaaatggagaaaactCAAATAGAGAGCTTTAAGCTCTCAAATCCAAAGTTGGATCCACTCCTAAAGATAAGTCCCccactttctttattattttcttgcattttctctgaatttttcttgcattttctctaatttatcaattttatagggaattttttatgttttattacGAGCCAAACATGGGGGTTTGGGGGCTAATTGACTTGGGTATTAATTGAGGTTAAGTTAGGCTTGGGTTAGGTTAAGGGTGGCTAGGGTTTAAAACTGGGTTGGTTTGGTTAGGCTAAGCCATGCCCAATTGCGGTATGGGCtatgggctttgggttttggttCAATCAAGGCTTGGTCAATTGGGCTGAGCCTAATACATTTTAttgggttgatttgattaaatttaGACTTTGGGCTTTAAACTGATTGGCCCAATAGGGCCCTAGGTCTTGGGTTCAAATAAATTTGGGTTAAGCTCGAGAATTTAATGGGTTTTGGTGGTCAAAGGGTTAATAGGCCCAGGTTAAAGTTTGACCTAGGTCATGGGTTCTATCCATATCTAAGTTGGGTATTTTAGTCACCAGTCTTTGACTTGGGTCAAATTGACCCGGGTCCCCAAGTCAAATCTTGGGTAATAAGGTATGGGTATTTAGATATGGGTATTGGTCTTTGGATATGGGTATTTGGATCTAGGTATTCGAATCTTGATTTGGATCTGGATATTCCAAATTTGGGTCAAATACCCGATTACTATTTGGTATATTttgtgaaaattatttatttctgttatgTTTGAATTTAAACTCTCATTACAAAATAGTGAGTTCAAAATTCAGCATttccaaaatttgaaataaaattacTACAAAATTAACAAGAATGTACATCTGTTCTTGAATTCTTCACTTAATTTGCAATTTTCTCTTCCTTTTGCACAAGCCTCTTAAATTATTTTCCATCAGTTTTATACTACTTCTGCAATTCAAACCTTTTGTTCTTCAACTATTCATCACTTGCTCAATTTCAGCCACTTAGAGCTTCTCCTCACGAttcttttctaaaaatttttagTGAGCGATTCCTCTCTTCACATTTCTGTCCTTCTACTCTTCTAAAACTCACTAATTATAGGTCTGGGGGAGTAATTCGATTATTTCTGATTTAATCAATCATAATTTAACTGATCAATAAAATTTAAGTTGAATTGATCAATTTATGTCTGCATTAAACTCTGATTTCCCTCAAATATCAATTGTGCAATTTCCTACATATctaattttcattttacttttgtGCTTGTAGATTTAAGGATGAAAGTGTTGGCCCACTGGATTTTTGCTTCATTCAATTTTTccctttctattttttcttattttcagcGTAttcaattttccctttttccatGTGTTtagtttttccttcttttttttctctatatattttctcattttattgtaTTAAATGGATATTTACACAATTATGAATAATAACCCATATTATGTTATATAAGCCCTAAACAAAATGAGGCGACTTCAAAAGATTGAAAAGTCACCAAtggaaataaataaagttttccttttatttatggaaatataactaaaaaaaaatgacatgcaCATGCGCACacacattatatatatttatataaggaGTCTTAATTATGTTTGTGTCTTcatattattattcattattatttctTGTGTATTTGCAGGAAGCAAAGAATAATAATGCTATTCCTCATACTGTCTCCTAAGGATGATTCAGGTAATAAACTTAAAACTCTTCAGATTAATTGGTTAGGAATTTTGGGGATTATGACTTTTCATTCATTAGTATTTAAGTGGACAATGTATAGATATAGACTCATTAAATCGGTGAATAATTTGAGTGCCTAAAGAGTCAAACATCATGGTGTCGATTCTTATATACTTAAATATGATCTTTTATCTCTGTAAAATTTTTGTGTGAAATaagtttttccttttcttttgatTCCAAAACATTTCATAGCTAAAGcagttgtattatatatatagtgtagcaatatgtatgtatgtttttacctaaatttatgcaaataataataataataattttcacaATAATGTCTTTAAAgtggggaaaaaaaaataaaaatatgtagaGTAGTTTAACAAAAAGGAGGAACTTGGATATCCCAGCTTTGATTTATTCGTCGTGTGCAGGATAGAATTTGTATTTTCCGAGACGGCCATAACAAAGGTTGTGTTGTACGTCCCTGTATCGTAAAGGTTGATAGCCAATTCATATTCAAATGCCTTATGGTATAAATAAAAAACTTGAAAAAAGTAAATTACACTAACTCTATGTTTGTGGAGagattttagatttgaatttgtattaaatttggataattaagatataatataaaattgtattaaaatttgttcgGATCCATTCAAATCTAAATTCATGGAACCAAACGCAGTGTAAGAAGACGTTCATGACCTCGTAAGTGCATAGAAATACTTTTATTTCTAGGGTGAACAAAACCTCTCAGGTTAATTGGCATGATGTTTGTAGTCCTAAAGAAAATGGTGGATTAGGCCTTCTTAATTTGAACCTATGAAATGTTGCCATGATAGGTAAGCTATTATGGAAACTTCTCTACCTCTCCCAATCTTCTCTATGGTGCAGAAGGATAAGCTCTAGTAAATGCAGGGACGCCCCTTTGCTTGACTTGGAAGTGAAAGGCCCAATGCCATGAAGTTGGAGAAGTGTTCTTAAAGCCAAATTTCTTCTACAAGAAATTATCTTGAATAATAAGGACTACTCAACCGCTAAAAGTTATAAGTTGCTGGCTAATCCCGGTGAGAAGGTGATTTGGTTTAATGTGATATGGAGGGGATCAATCACCAAATATAACTTCACTGCTTAGCTTGCTGTCAAGAACATACTAGCTACATCAGATAGAATCCATTGTTGGAATGAGCAGATTTATTCTTACTGTCCTTTCGGTTCTGATGAGGAGTGTGTTGAGCAACTATTCTTCAAATGTAGTTGGACGATGGAAATTTGGAGAAGCATTCTTGCGGCTAATGGTATTATCAAATTAACTGGTGGTTGGAATCAAGAGCGGAATTGGATCATTACAGTCACAAAAAATAATTCCTTTGTCGGCAACCTGTTAAAAACCTCATTCAATGCTGCTACTTATCACATATGGAAGGAACATTAGAGGGAGGATGTTTATGTTTAGAAATGTGAGAGATAATTGTTGTAATAGGATGATCCAAAGATTGTGAAATCTCTCAACCTCTATTTTTCTAACAAATTAGGAGCTTGCTCTTTAAAGGGTTCGCCCTTTCACACGTTTATTAATATACTGacatttcaccaaaaaaaaaaaaaaacttttatttgaatttttttaaaaatatttcatatcGAAAAAGCAAATTGTAATAGAATTGTCACAAGTTCCATACATAATGTCCTTCCACGTTAAACTAGAATGAAAAGCATAGCCaagaaatttttattattttcttcccTTATCTCACTAAGCATGGAAGTGACTTACTATCTACATGTTTAGTAATAGGAATGGAATAAAGTCAGGTGGAAGGGATCAAAtcgaatttatcacttgatttttgTCATAGTcttcatttattttttcatttcattccattcccTCTTCATTCCATCACGCGAACTAAACATGACATTATTATTACAAAGATAAAGCATATTATTGTAGTAAACATCAAtcaaaagattgaagaaaagTGATGATCAGGCCGTTAAAAGTTTAGTTGTATCCACGTCGTACGCCTCCCATTTCCAATTCTTCTGAATCTGGAGAACCCATGCTTGGTGCTGCACTCCGTCCAGCAACAATGGATTATTTGAGGAGTAAAACCAAATTTTACTTGGCTCAAAAACAAAATTAAAGCGTGTATAATTGCTCTTTATACTCCACGATCTATTGTAGTCTTCAGTACCATCACGCTTAAGGTTAATCGCCAATCCCCAGTCGCCATCATCGTACACTGTCATACGTGTAGTCCCACCATTATGATAGAAGACCCAAGAATCATTCGAGCCTCCAGTAACCGTATCGACGGTGACAGTGAGTGTGTTTATATGCCGAACCGATGATGATTTTTCCAACATTATATCtttttttgaaagatttataaCATTGTACAGCCAAATTCCCATCTGCAATACATATGGATATGCAATAAAAaactttcttatttatttcttttatattaACTGTGATCACATATTGCATTTTCTAATTTAGAGCTTTTAGGAGATATTAAAATTGAACAGTTGACAGGAAATTATAATTAAGGAAGAGGCCCTTTATAATTCCATTTCTCCTCTAAATAATTAAGGAGGACGCTGAATATCAATAACACATGCCTTTAGGAGTGGGGCAGCCTGTGGAGGATTAACTGTGAAATTATAAATATGAAGCAATGATATATACCTCGACGGAGGATTGGCTCACCTGCGCGCTCTGGTCTTCTTCTTTGGATTCGGAGCTGTGTAGTTCTTCCTCTCCTTCTGTGTGGTGGAGAGACGTGCATGGTGTTCTCTTATATAGACGGGATGATGTGCCACGTGAGACGCCAGCGTGTGATGCATCTAGGTACAGCGAGTCATCCCTTATCTTCTCTGGCTAGAGAGCCACTGCCACCGTTATCCATGGTAATCAAAAACTAATGGCACTCGTTCTTCTCCCCAAGATGTAGCAAAGGGTAAAGCGAACGGCCCTAGATTTTGGAATTTCACATGTGGTTTAGACgctgaatttgaaattttatgaGTTTGGGACAAATTAAATTACACTATAATTCAAACAGCTTATCTTAGATATGAGAGTATAGAATTGGGATATTAAATTtgaagttttgttttgatttaGACAAAATtgcatataatataaaattatattaacttTTTTTCTGTATGTGAACAAATACAAAACACAAGATAtcaaattcatgcttccaaagtATTGCCCTAACGCTTTGTTAAATTTGGAGCtattacaattaaaaaaaaaaaaaatgctttgacTCCACTTTAAAATAAATTGTGTAAAAAAGATATGATATAAACATCACAACATGTATGTAGACGCCTCATTTTATTCAGAGCTTATATAACATAATTTGAGGTTATTATTCATGTATAAGTATTCATTAAAAtgggaaaataaaaggaaaaaaaatttgaatacatgaaaaaaaaaaaaaaaaaaaaacataatccactaaaaattaaaaaagaaaacaaaatgaaGCAAAGTGGGTAGCAACTTCATGTTTAAACCTACAGGCACAAAAGGGAAAAAGGAAATCAGACGTGTGAATTTGTATAAGTAATATGTGGGTGAAATCATAGTTTAATGCAAGCATAGATTGATCAACTCAATTTAATTTTGTCTGATCAGTTAAgttataacaacaacaacaaaaccaaaccttagtcccactaagtgaggtcagttatatgaatccttttctgtcaatttatgcgatcatggaccatttcttttgatagattcaaagatattaaatcattactcactatctcctcccaagttattttaggtctacccctaccccttctactgcccctcacagtaactaagtcactcttcctcacaggtgcactataaggcctacgttgcaagtgtccataccatctgagtcttccttcccttatcttatcttctataggagctacacctaacttaccacgaatatgttcattccttagtttatctttcaatgttataccactcatccatctaagcatcctcatctcggcaacttttactttttggatattatgtttcttcctcgcccaacattctgatccatatagcatagctggtcttatagctgtcctatagaacttccctttcaattttaagggtatt
It contains:
- the LOC131152760 gene encoding uncharacterized protein LOC131152760, which encodes MHVSPPHRRRGRTTQLRIQRRRPERAVYDDGDWGLAINLKRDGTEDYNRSWSIKSNYTRFNFVFEPSKIWFYSSNNPLLLDGVQHQAWVLQIQKNWKWEAYDVDTTKLLTA